A single Cherax quadricarinatus isolate ZL_2023a chromosome 4, ASM3850222v1, whole genome shotgun sequence DNA region contains:
- the LOC128705655 gene encoding uncharacterized protein isoform X3, with protein sequence MITSSGASASMHGEDGGGSGRRQSHYQVPPSASSDDPMITAPPDNVTKIQKQTWYELTKVVSQMVRDLLAPYISFFEEYPISLLETFDTIKSAVASSSLTDNPAVTAAVGTAAAALPILIHASRSLLESVVGLLDNCLFVFTGQGLGRHALDTESYDDIADILLKVVSLVARHLGR encoded by the exons ATGATAACGTCTTCTGGTGCCTCAGCCTCCATGCatggggaagatggtggtggcTCTGGCAGACGTCAGAGCCACTACCAGGTGCCACCCAGTGCCTCTAGTGACGACCCAATGATCACGGCACCGCCAGACAACGTG ACAAAAATACAGAAGCAGACTTGGTATGAGCTAACTAAGGTGGTGTCGCAGATGGTGAGGGACTTGCTGGCCCCCTACATCAGCTTCTTCGAGGAATACCCGATCAGTCTCCTAGAGACCTTCGACACTATAAAGTCTGCTGTGGCTTCCTCTTCACTCACAGATAACCCAGCGGTGACTGCAGCTGTAGGCACTGCTGCAGCCGCCCTTCCTATACTTATTCAC GCTTCGAGGTCGCTGCTAGAGTCAGTAGTCGGTCTGTTGGACAACTGTTTGTTCGTCTTCACTGGTCAAGGGTTGGGCCGCCACGCCCTGGATACTGAGTCCTACGATGATATTGCAGACATCCTACTGAAAGTGGTCAGCCTCGTCGCCCGCCACCTAGGCAGGTGA
- the LOC128705655 gene encoding uncharacterized protein isoform X2, with translation MHVISPLLLILLFTLVLIPTVESAEIMITSSGASASMHGEDGGGSGRRQSHYQVPPSASSDDPMITAPPDNVTKIQKQTWYELTKVVSQMVRDLLAPYISFFEEYPISLLETFDTIKSAVASSSLTDNPAVTAAVGTAAAALPILIHASRSLLESVVGLLDNCLFVFTGQGLGRHALDTESYDDIADILLKVVSLVARHLGR, from the exons ATGCATGTAATTAGTCCTCTGCTGCTGATCTTGTTGTTCACACTGGTGCTAATTCCCACCGTAGA GAGTGCAGAAATTATGATAACGTCTTCTGGTGCCTCAGCCTCCATGCatggggaagatggtggtggcTCTGGCAGACGTCAGAGCCACTACCAGGTGCCACCCAGTGCCTCTAGTGACGACCCAATGATCACGGCACCGCCAGACAACGTG ACAAAAATACAGAAGCAGACTTGGTATGAGCTAACTAAGGTGGTGTCGCAGATGGTGAGGGACTTGCTGGCCCCCTACATCAGCTTCTTCGAGGAATACCCGATCAGTCTCCTAGAGACCTTCGACACTATAAAGTCTGCTGTGGCTTCCTCTTCACTCACAGATAACCCAGCGGTGACTGCAGCTGTAGGCACTGCTGCAGCCGCCCTTCCTATACTTATTCAC GCTTCGAGGTCGCTGCTAGAGTCAGTAGTCGGTCTGTTGGACAACTGTTTGTTCGTCTTCACTGGTCAAGGGTTGGGCCGCCACGCCCTGGATACTGAGTCCTACGATGATATTGCAGACATCCTACTGAAAGTGGTCAGCCTCGTCGCCCGCCACCTAGGCAGGTGA
- the LOC128705655 gene encoding uncharacterized protein isoform X1 has translation MVPLVKNKYCGTLPHVLNPNIFQKLPLHVFEDLCVCVCVCVCVCVCVCVCVCVCVCVCVCVCVCLCVCLCVCLCVCLCVCVCVCLCVCLCVCLCVCLCVCLCVCLCVCLCVCLCVCLCVCLCVCLCVCLCVCLCVCLCVCLCVCLCVCLCVCLCVCLCVCLCVCLCVCLCVCLCVCLCVCLCVCLCVCLCVCLCVCLCVCLCVCLCVCLCVCLCVCLCVCLCVCLCVCLCVCLCVCLCVCLCVCLCVCLCVCLCVCLCVCLCVCLCVCLCVCLCVCLCVCLCVCLCVCLCVCLCVCLCVCLCVCLCVCLCVCLCVCLCVCLCVCLCVCLCVCLCVCLCVCLCVCLCVCLCVCLCVCLCVCLCVCLCVCLCVCLCVCLCVCLCVCLCVCLCVCLCVCLCVCLCVCLCVCLCVCLCVCLCVCLCVCLCVCLCVCLCVCLCVCLCVCLCVCLCVCLCVCLCVCLCVCLCVCLCVCLCVCLCVCLCVCLSVCLCVCLCVCVSVCVSVCVSVCVCVCVCVCLCVCVSVCVSVCVSVCVSVCVSVCVSVCVSVCVSVCVCVCVCVCVCVCVCVCVSVCVSVCVSVCVSVCVSVCVSVCVSVCVSVCLSVCLSVCVSVCVSVCVSVCLSVCLSVCLSVCLSVCLSVCLSVCLSVCLSVCLSVCLSVCLSVCLSVCVSVCVSVCVSVCVSVCVCVCVCVCVCVCVCVCLCVCLCLCVCVCVCVCVCVCVCVCVCVCVCVCVCVCVCVCVCVCVCVCVCVCLCVCVCVCLCVCVCVCVCVLAYLYSPICGSRGRVLAPGPASSPVATGPSLSPLHELYQTSS, from the coding sequence ATGGTTCCTCTGGTTAAAAATAAGTATTGTGGAACTCTCCCGCATGTACTTAATCCAAATATTTTCCAGAAACTGCCACTGCATGTTTTCgaagatctgtgtgtgtgtgtctgtgtgtgtgtctgtgtgtgtgtctgtgtgtgtgtgtgtgtgtgtgtctgtgtgtgtgtctgtgtgtgtgtctgtgtgtgtctgtgtgtgtgtctgtgtgtgtgtctgtgtgtgtgtctgtgtgtgtgtgtgtgtgtctgtctgtgtgtctgtctgtgtgtctgtctgtgtgtctgtctgtgtgtgtgtctgtgtgtgtgtctgtgtgtgtgtctgtgtgtgtgtctgtgtgtgtgtctgtgtgtgtgtctgtgtgtgtgtctgtgtgtgtgtctgtgtgtgtgtctgtgtgtgtgtctgtgtgtctgtctgtgtgtctgtctgtgtgtctgtctgtgtgtctgtctgtgtgtgtgtctgtgtgtgtgtctgtgtgtgtgtctgtgtgtctgtctgtgtgtgtgtctgtgtgtctgtctgtgtgtgtgtctgtgtgtgtgtctgtgtgtgtgtctgtgtgtgtgtctgtgtgtctgtctgtgtgtctgtctgtgtgtctgtctgtgtgtctgtctgtgtgtctgtctgtgtgtctgtctgtgtgtctgtctgtgtgtctgtctgtgtgtctgtctgtgtgtctgtctgtgtgtctgtctgtgtgtctgtctgtgtgtgtgtctgtgtgtgtgtctatgtgtgtgtctgtgtgtgtgtctgtgtgtgtgtctgtgtgtgtgtctgtgtgtgtgtctgtgtgtgtgtctgtgtgtgtgtctgtgtgtgtgtctgtgtgtctgtctgtgtgtctgtctgtgtgtgtgtctgtgtgtgtgtctgtgtgtgtgtctgtgtgtctgtctgtgtgtgtgtctgtgtgtgtgtctgtgtgtgtgtctgtgtgtgtgtctgtgtgtgtgtctgtgtgtgtgtctgtgtgtgtgtctgtgtgtgtgtctgtgtgtgtgtctgtgtgtctgtctgtgtgtctgtctgtgtgtgtgtctgtgtgtgtgtctgtgtgtgtgtctgtgtgtctgtctgtgtgtctgtctgtgtgtgtgtctgtgtgtgtgtctgtgtgtgtgtctgtgtgtgtgtctgtgtgtgtgtctgtgtgtgtgtctgtgtgtgtgtctgtgtgtctgtctgtgtgtctgtctgtgtgtctgtctgtgtgtctgtctgtgtgtctgtctgtgtgtctgtctgtgtgtctgtctgtgtgtgtgtctgtgtgtgtgtctgtgtgtgtgtctgtgtgtgtgtctgtgtgtgtgtctgtgtgtgtgtctgtgtgtgtgtctgtgtgtgtgtctgtgtgtgtgtctgtgtgtgtgtctgtgtgtgtgtctgtgtgtgtgtctgtgtgtctgtctgtgtgtctgtctgtgtgtctgtctgtctgtctgtctgtgtgtctgtctgtgtgtctgtgtgtctgtctgtgtgtctgtctgtgtgtctgtctgtgtgtgtgtctgtgtgtgtgtctgtctgtgtgtctgtgtgtctgtctgtgtgtctgtctgtgtgtctgtctgtgtgtctgtctgtgtgtctgtctgtgtgtctgtctgtgtgtctgtctgtgtgtctgtctgtgtgtgtgtctgtgtgtgtgtctgtgtgtgtgtctgtgtgtgtgtctgtgtgtctgtctgtgtgtctgtctgtgtgtctgtctgtgtgtctgtctgtgtgtctgtctgtgtgtctgtctgtgtgtctgtctgtgtgtctgtgtgtctgtctgtgtgtctgtctgtgtgtgtgtctgtgtgtgtgtctgtgtgtgtgtctgtgtgtctgtctgtgtgtctgtctgtgtgtctgtctgtgtgtctgtctgtgtgtctgtctgtgtgtctgtctgtgtgtctgtctgtgtgtctgtctgtgtgtctgtctgtgtgtctgtctgtgtgtctgtctgtgtgtctgtctgtgtgtgtgtctgtgtgtgtgtctgtgtgtgtgtctgtgtgtgtgtctgtgtgtgtctgtgtgtgtgtgtgtgtctgtgtgtgtgtctgtgtgtgtgtctgtctgtgtgtgtgtctgtgtctgtgtgtctgtgtctgtgtgtgtgtctgtgtgtgtgtctgtgtgtgtgtctgtgtgtgtgtctgtgtgtgtgtctgtgtgtgtgtctgtgtgtgtgtctgtgtgtgtgtgtgtgtgtgtgtgtgtgtgtgtgtgtgtctgtgtgtgtgtgtgtgtgtgtgtctgtgtgtgtgtgtgtgtgtgtgtgtctgtgtactcgcctatttgtactcacctatttgtggttccaggggtcgagtcttagctcctggccccgcctcttcaccggttgctactgggccctctctctccccgctccatgagctttatcaaacctcgtcttaa